The following coding sequences lie in one Rutidosis leptorrhynchoides isolate AG116_Rl617_1_P2 chromosome 6, CSIRO_AGI_Rlap_v1, whole genome shotgun sequence genomic window:
- the LOC139854048 gene encoding uncharacterized protein, whose product MGDPEPFLIPCNVSEMFTSLADSEASINFMPYSIYQRLGLGDLSPTKMGVKLIDQSINPSVGIIEDLIVKVGEMEFPVDFVIVHIKEDPVVPLVLGRPFLTTAGSFFDFRTRKLTLRDKGKCMSFCSKCTKLPPMPITTPKVVASVQCTTSTT is encoded by the coding sequence ATGGGCGATCCCGAGCCTTTCCTTATCCCATGCAATGTGTCAGAGATGTTCACATCATTAGCCGACTCAGAGGCTAGTATCAACTTTATGCCCTATTCTATCTACCAAAGGTTAGGCCTAGGCGACCTTTCACCCACCAAAATGGGGGTAAAATTAATTGATCAATCCATTAACCCTAGCGTGGGGATCATCGAAGATTTAATTGTAAAAGTAGGTGAAATGGAGTTCCCGGTCGATTTTGTCATTGTACACATAAAGGAAGATCCGGTTGTGCCCCTTGTTTTGGGAAGACCATTTTTGACAACCGCGGGttctttctttgactttagaacCAGAAAGTTGACCCTTAGAGATAAAGGAAAGTGCATGAGCTTTTGTAGTAAATGCACCAAATTGCCACCAATGCCCATAACCACACCAAAAGTTGTTGCTAGTGTGCAATGCACTACAAGCACAACTTAA